From a region of the Gossypium raimondii isolate GPD5lz chromosome 10, ASM2569854v1, whole genome shotgun sequence genome:
- the LOC105776913 gene encoding protein ARABIDILLO 1 isoform X1 → MSERVRQKCSHSEEKYQTNISLETLDSGCLNSATVCGVDWTTLPDDTVIQLFSYLNYRDRASLASTCRTFRLLGSLPCLWGSLDLRSYKFDTVAAASLSLRCKNLQRLKFPAAVSADAIVSLQERELREISGDFCRDITDAALSVFVISSLSTPLSNTGSAVMNWILRVSCLLFPIYF, encoded by the coding sequence ATGAGTGAAAGAGTGAGGCAAAAATGTTCACATAGTGAGGAAAAATATCAGACAAACATTAGTTTGGAGACACTCGATAGTGGATGTTTGAATTCAGCTACAGTTTGTGGAGTTGATTGGACAACCTTGCCTGATGATACAGTTATTCAACTCTTCTCTTATTTGAATTATCGAGATCGAGCTAGTTTGGCATCAACTTGTCGAACATTTAGGCTCTTAGGTTCTTTGCCATGTTTATGGGGGTCACTGGACCTCCGATCTTACAAATTTGATACTGTAGCTGCAGCCTCACTCTCCTTGCGATGCAAGAATCTCCAGAGACTTAAATTTCCTGCAGCAGTCTCAGCAGATGCAATAGTTAGTCTTCAAGAAAGGGAACTTCGAGAAATAAGTGGTGATTTTTGTCGTGACATTACCGATGCTGCACTTTCTGTGTTTGTCATAAGTTCTTTAAGCACACCTTTATCCAATACTGGTTCTGCTGTAATGAACTGGATTTTGAGAGTTAGTTGCCTATTATTTCCCATATACTTTTAA